gttaacagacaaatttacatttggaacttgataaaagtcttgcatatttttactgttccactcacagattggacttgtatGAATCAGCTGgtgaatttctctttctgaattttcccagtttatccagattctcctttaagcatttactaacaaaacctagtgctccaattattattggtatgaatatgaatttatagtctggatatagaagctggaggtttcaaagcagttgtccatagatatcctttttttgctttgattttcaaagagatatttttaTCTGCAGGACAGCTAACTTCTGTGATAGTACATACCTTTGTTCCTCTgacccaaacaacaatatctggcctgttatgcttacatttgacagaagttttgattggaatattccaccaatattccatgaattggtgtttatgaatgtattccataacagagagattttctaagtttatttcaggatagTCTTTTTTGCGGATTGCATTGCAAATTGTTttagcaatgtatgtatgtatgtatgtatgtatgtatgtatgtatgtatgtatgtagcaatttgttcagtttcttttagtgacaaagaaaagcaaagataatACAAATTCCTTTTCTACTGTGAAGTTGAGTGGTTTAAAGAGGTACAACAGTCATTTGGCTATAAaagcaattactactactactactactactactactactactactgctgctgctgctgctgctgctgctgctactgctgctaccaccactaccactactactcttTTAAATTACCCTGCACTATCCTAGAAGAAAAAAAGGGCATAAGATAATATCAAAAGAGTAGAAAATGTTTGAGGAAAACAGACTAGGTAATCCAGGATTAagaagacctgtgatcaaaggaatacttttgatcaaaggtctgatttaatcaaaaacaacaacaaccagcaatacagattttattttcaggatattattttaattttattattctctttgtGAAATAATATCTAACTCTAAGGACAACACACTGTTGATCATTATATAGAGACTAGATatccagtatatatgtgtgtgaatatttggtGGTATGTGTGTTTTGTAAGCTTTAAATGTTGGTTGACTCACCTCATAAAACTTAAGTGTTTATGTAATGTATAAACAGTAAGTCCGCCAAATATGAACCCATCCTTACAATCAGGTAACATGCTTCACTGAAAGTCACACCTACTTTGCTGGTTGTCGTTTCCATTTAACCCCAGATCAACTCTGATTAAGCAGACTCATGATCAAAGCTATTCTGGTTATGACTATTTTCAGCTTTGAATAAGCAGGTCTATAATGAAAGGCATTCTGGCTCTTTTACTTCATAGagagaaatagtagagttcaatataaggagctACTTTGGAAAAGGATGGtaataagaagtataaagggaaataagagaataaaagtagaaataaagatatatgtaggatgttatagttgcagttccattatccaaggaaaatgGTGCGCaaaagtggtagaaatgcttcttgtccatgggaTATAAATTCCgatagttcatattttgtcattacaaatAGAAAGTGTGGTAACGTATATttcatgtgctgttcattcaaaggggtcttgtggtgtgagtgaaattttgagaaagtagatagagaggagagaaaagaggtGTATGTTAAAATAAGGAAAATGGTCAAAAGGAAtgtgaggaaagaaaaaagaaagaaaggggaagagaaaatgaaaaaaggagtGTTTCTTGGTGGTCAAGATGTTATGAGGGGGGATGGGAGAGGTGTAAGGGAAGGATAGGAACAGATAAGAATGTAAGGAACGAATATGTGAGGAGTGGGGGTGGGTTGGAGGATGGGTACAGAAAATGGTACAGTGGAGGGAGGGGTTACTAAAGTGAGTAGAGAAccttaaaaaggaagaaaagaataataagatataatggtcaagtttctaaaaatagatGGAGGTGTTTCTTGTACTGGCTAATGTgatagtgggggtgggggtgaagaatcagagagggaaagaaagaaatgtatattgatatacgcatgcatgcacacacatacatatacatgtgtatatgcactatAATATAGGCCTGCATACTTATGTACTTaaacctatatgcatatatacatagatatatatatgcacacacacatatgcacccataaatatatgcacacgcacataccagcgtcaccttactggcacatgaaaatacattcaagcgaggtcattggcagtgccgctggactggctcctgtgcaggtggcacgtaaacaacaccatttgagcatggccgttgccagcaccgcctgactggccctcatgccggtgacatgtaagaGCACCCACTACCCTCTCGGAGTGCTTGGCgttgggaagggtatccagctgtagaaactctgtcagatcggattggagcctggtgcagccatctggttcaccagtcctcagtcaaatcgtccaacccatgctagacgatttgactgaggactggcggtggtggggggtgatggtggttacagtggtagtggtgggaatgGGTTGTAGTGGGGTAGAGGGTAGTGGggagggtagtagtagtagtagtagtagtagttgttgttgttgttggaggagTTTTTTTCACTCTCGATTTAACAACAGAAATTTTGTTTAACAAACGAAACATTAAAGTGATTAGTTTTGGCAGGATATAGAAAACAGCCAATCAAATGgcatagggtgtgtgtgtgtgtgtgtgtgtgtgtttttgtatatgtgtatgtgcatgattgCATCTGTGCATATGGgtaattgcatttcattttatatccGCTTTCTGTTTTGGCAAATGTTGGACAATTCAACActtcaaataaacacatacacagatgagtGAGTATGTGcgattatgtatgtgcatgtgagtatttgtttgattatatgtgtatatgcagggtatatgtatatgtatgtatttaagtgtaaatgtgtgcttgtgtgtgtttgtgtgtgtgtgtgtgtgtgtgtgtgtgtgtgcacgcgtgtgtgcatatgatatATGCATGAGTCTTGAGTATGAGTGagtgtaattttgtatgtaagtgtatataagtaAGAATGCTTATGTGAATGTATTttcctatatgtgtgtaaatatttctttgattcatcatcaacagcatcatttaacacccccttttccatgcttgcatcagtCAGGTgtatttgttgagacagattttctatgatcggttgctcttcctgttgccaccTCTCAccggtttccaagcaaggtaatatttccttaagGCCCTTTTCAAATACGCACTCATATCATTGCCAATCACTTTCCTTCCAACACCACTCCTTCATGACCTTAATTTGTTCCCATCAACCTCTTGTTCCTTCCACCCTTCCACCTATTCTGATCCTTTTGAagtcatttttatttctcttatttctttccaaTTCCCCTTCTCAGTCACCTGAACAAATTACTCATCCAAGTTTATTGAGTACTCTCTTCACCTACCTTTACACCAATATCCTCCACAGCTCATATTCATTTCTGTCATTATCTGCACACTTGTTGTCATTGTTTGCTCTACAAGTTTACATTCACTGTAAACATTCTGTTCCTACCTCACCTGAGACTATTCCATCTCTCTAGTATTGGTGCTTCgagaaaatgcatccagtactCTGTAACACAGTcaacatttggaagggcatcctgccaatGAAATCAAGAAACAAATGTCAGATGTGGTACCTGGTCTTTAGAAGCAGTATCTCTCAATGGAAGGCAACATGGATCACAACAACCTCTCCAACCCATGCTGTATTTTACAATAGGCTGTGTTTGCATTCATTTGCAGTGAAGGTGTTACCTTCGTATCTTGAATCCTTTTTAAAGGACTTAACTTCTTACTTTTCTCAAAGTGGCAAACGTCAAAATGACTTCAATAAGATACAAAGTGTTGTTggcataaaagaaaacaagattccAAAGCTTTCACAAACTAGATGGTTGTCATGTGAAAATGTAATTGACGTTATAATAGAACAGTGGGATgcccttgtactttattttcagtcTGAAGATAAAATAGAACAAGTGGACGGAGCAAAAAGAATCTATGAAACAATGATTAACAAAGGGACCAAGCACATGCTGCTCTTCTTACActatatattaaagaaagtaaatgcTCTTAATGTCGAGTTTCAATTGGAACACTTTCGATTGCATCTGTTGCATATACTCGTTTccagtgaatataaaaatatcctTGGTTGCTTTATAAAAGAAGATGTTTTAGCTGTATCTAAATTATCAGATATTGATCTTAATAACACAACAAATCTCAAAGATACGAGTAATATTTACCTCAGTGGACGCATAATGAGATATCTAGAACCAAACCCCATCGTTGGTGACTCAGCTAGATTCATAACTGATTGCAAACATTTTTAATAGAATTATGCTTTCAAATAAAAATGCGCTTTCCTGTCGATGAAGCTGGAGTGCTTGCCCTCTTAGAATTGCTTGATCCAAAAGTAGCGTGTGATCTCACTAACTCTCCTCAGTCAGTAATTTCCTTGGCGTCAAACTTTCCAGCAATTGCACCAGAAAACACTTGATGAACTAGCCAATGAGTGGAGATCATTTcggcaatataaaaatattcctgTTTCCTCAAAGAGCATCCCTGAACTCTGGCATTCCATGAACAATCTTAAAGATGGACTTGACCACTCTAAATTTGAGAGGTTGTCACAATTCATGACTAATTTAACAGTGTTACCTCATTCATCACCGTGCAAGGAACACATATTTTTCCAAGTAAATTGCACAAAGACAAAGTTCACTAACAGGTTGAAGGCTGAAACGATCACTGATGATCGTCTTCTCACTAAAGAAACAATTACAAGAAAGGGAGCGTCATGCATTTCTTGGGAGCCGAGCGCTAAACTTATTAAAGATGTAGTGCATGGG
The genomic region above belongs to Octopus bimaculoides isolate UCB-OBI-ISO-001 chromosome 2, ASM119413v2, whole genome shotgun sequence and contains:
- the LOC106880126 gene encoding uncharacterized protein LOC106880126, giving the protein MYVHYWCFEKMHPVLCNTVNIWKGILPMKSRNKCQMWYLVFRSSISQWKATWITTTSPTHAVFYNRLCLHSFAVKVLPSYLESFLKDLTSYFSQSGKRQNDFNKIQSVVGIKENKIPKLSQTRWLSCENVIDVIIEQWDALVLYFQSEDKIEQVDGAKRIYETMINKGTKHMLLFLHYILKKVNALNVEFQLEHFRLHLLHILVSSEYKNILGCFIKEDVLAVSKLSDIDLNNTTNLKDTSNIYLSGRIMRYLEPNPIVGDSARFITDSWRQTFQQLHQKTLDELANEWRSFRQYKNIPVSSKSIPELWHSMNNLKDGLDHSKFERLSQFMTNLTVLPHSSPCKEHIFFQVNCTKTKFTNRLKAETITDDRLLTKETITRKGASCISWEPSAKLIKDVVHGFCHRRYTSRLNSKKEGVNEDDMDMYEIDN